Proteins from one Loktanella sp. M215 genomic window:
- the hisG gene encoding ATP phosphoribosyltransferase, with translation MMLKLGVPSKGRLMEKTFQWFGNRGVTLRKSGSEREYAGAVDGIDGVELVLLSAGEIPRELAAGRIQMGVTGSDLVREKLVNWENTVREVALLGFGGADLIIAVPQAWVDVDTLDDLDAAASAFRARHGHRLRIATKYHRLVRDFLKQAGVADYALIDSQGATEGTVKNETAEAIADITSTGETLRANGLKILSDGMIHASQATLFRTSRRDWSTEQRLTFKALEARLGL, from the coding sequence CTGATGCTGAAACTGGGTGTGCCGTCCAAGGGGCGGCTGATGGAAAAGACATTCCAGTGGTTCGGCAACCGCGGCGTGACCCTGCGCAAGTCCGGCAGCGAGCGGGAATATGCGGGTGCCGTCGACGGGATCGACGGCGTCGAACTGGTGCTGCTGAGTGCGGGCGAGATCCCGCGCGAACTAGCGGCGGGGCGCATCCAGATGGGTGTGACCGGGTCCGACCTCGTGCGCGAAAAGCTGGTGAACTGGGAAAACACGGTGCGCGAGGTGGCGCTGCTGGGCTTTGGCGGGGCGGACCTGATCATTGCCGTGCCGCAGGCCTGGGTCGATGTGGATACGCTTGACGATCTTGATGCGGCGGCGTCGGCATTCCGGGCGCGGCACGGTCACCGGTTGCGGATCGCCACGAAATACCACCGGCTGGTGCGCGATTTCCTGAAACAGGCGGGGGTCGCGGATTACGCGCTGATCGACAGTCAGGGCGCCACCGAAGGCACCGTCAAGAACGAGACGGCAGAGGCGATTGCCGACATCACCTCGACCGGGGAGACCCTGCGGGCGAACGGCCTGAAGATCCTCAGCGACGGGATGATCCACGCGAGCCAGGCGACGCTGTTCCGCACGTCCCGCCGCGACTGGAGCACCGAACAGCGTCTGACCTTCAAGGCGCTGGAGGCGCGGCTGGGGCTTTAG
- a CDS encoding ATP phosphoribosyltransferase regulatory subunit — MTLAAQLAEADRLRDLFAARDAVIVQTDVLQPADTLLDLYGEDIRGRSYLTSDPVRGEMVLRPDFTVPVVQMHMESHAEPARYTYAGKVFRKQDNAPDRLSEFVQVGYEVFDGTNPALADAEVFAAIRDALGDLPLRAATGDIGILMAAVAGLRTSDARKAALARHIWRPRRFRTLLDRFGGRSPVPPTRAALLAAADPFATAGPDIGKRSRTEVADRIATLRADAATPPISSEELALLDTLLGLRETSDHVLSQLRDIAVDMPAIGPAVMRLNARLDALEDYGVDVSALEFEGSYGRTSLEYYDGFVFGFYAADPNLPPVATGGRYDALTARLGDGNAVPAVGGVIRPDLVLAVRGMV; from the coding sequence GTGACCCTCGCCGCTCAACTGGCCGAGGCGGACCGTTTGCGCGACCTCTTTGCCGCGCGCGACGCGGTGATCGTGCAGACCGACGTGCTGCAACCGGCGGACACGCTGCTGGACCTTTACGGCGAGGATATTCGTGGCCGGTCCTATCTGACCAGCGATCCGGTGCGCGGCGAGATGGTGCTGCGGCCCGACTTCACCGTGCCCGTGGTGCAGATGCACATGGAAAGCCACGCCGAACCCGCCCGTTATACCTATGCGGGCAAGGTGTTCCGCAAGCAGGACAATGCCCCTGACCGCCTGAGCGAATTCGTGCAGGTCGGCTACGAGGTCTTTGACGGCACCAATCCCGCGCTGGCCGATGCAGAGGTCTTTGCCGCGATCCGTGACGCGCTGGGCGATCTGCCGCTGCGGGCGGCCACGGGGGATATCGGCATCCTGATGGCCGCCGTCGCCGGGCTGCGCACATCAGATGCGCGCAAGGCGGCGCTGGCGCGGCACATCTGGCGGCCGCGGCGGTTCCGCACGCTGCTGGACCGCTTTGGCGGACGCTCGCCTGTGCCGCCGACGCGCGCGGCGCTGCTGGCGGCCGCCGATCCCTTTGCCACCGCCGGGCCGGACATCGGCAAACGCAGCCGGACCGAGGTTGCGGACCGCATCGCGACCCTGCGCGCCGACGCTGCGACCCCGCCGATCAGCAGCGAGGAGCTGGCCTTGCTCGATACGCTGCTGGGCCTGCGCGAAACCTCGGATCACGTGCTGAGTCAGCTGCGCGATATCGCCGTGGACATGCCCGCCATCGGTCCCGCCGTGATGCGGCTGAACGCGCGGCTGGATGCGCTGGAGGATTATGGCGTCGACGTCAGCGCGCTGGAGTTCGAGGGCAGCTATGGCCGCACGTCGCTGGAATATTACGACGGCTTCGTCTTCGGGTTCTACGCCGCCGATCCGAACCTGCCGCCGGTGGCGACGGGCGGACGCTATGACGCGCTGACGGCACGTCTGGGTGACGGAAACGCCGTGCCTGCGGTCGGTGGTGTCATCCGGCCCGATCTGGTGCTGGCCGTGCGGGGGATGGTCTGA
- the hisS gene encoding histidine--tRNA ligase, giving the protein MAKDKKTPRPKAETPKGFRDYFGAEVTQRTEMLRKIAAVYHRYGFDPLETSGVETVEALGKFLPDVDRPNEGVFAWEEDADWLALRYDLTAPLARVAAQYRNDLPSPYRRYAMGPVWRNEKPGPGRFRQFYQCDADTVGAPSVAADAEICAMLSDTLEAVGIKRGDYVIRVNNRKVLNGVLEVAGLSGDDKEAERGIVLRAIDKLDRLGVDGVRALLGEGRRDESGDVTKGAGLGDAQAQVVLDFVAALAGDNAETLGRLATLVTGSDTGAEGVEELQTIADLLAAQGYGPDRIVIDPSVVRGLGYYTGPVFEAELTFEVTDEKGNVRNFGSVAGGGRYDDLVKRFTGQAVPATGVSIGVDRLLAALHATGRLDTTDAGPVVVTVMEKARMADYQTMVADLRNAGIRAEVYLGNPKNFGNQLKYADKRNSPVAVIAGGDEFDRGVVQIKDLILGKQLAENATLEEWKDRPSQKEVPLADLVVEVQKMLADQA; this is encoded by the coding sequence ATGGCCAAGGACAAGAAGACCCCGCGCCCCAAGGCCGAGACGCCCAAGGGCTTTCGCGATTATTTCGGTGCCGAGGTCACGCAGCGCACCGAGATGCTGCGCAAGATCGCCGCGGTCTATCATCGCTATGGCTTCGATCCCTTGGAGACGAGCGGGGTCGAGACGGTCGAGGCGCTTGGCAAGTTCCTGCCCGACGTGGACCGGCCGAACGAGGGGGTCTTTGCCTGGGAAGAGGACGCCGACTGGCTGGCACTGCGCTACGACCTGACAGCACCGCTGGCGCGGGTCGCGGCGCAGTATCGCAACGATCTGCCAAGCCCCTATCGCCGCTATGCGATGGGGCCGGTCTGGCGCAACGAAAAGCCCGGTCCGGGGCGGTTTCGCCAGTTTTATCAATGCGACGCCGATACGGTGGGCGCGCCGTCTGTCGCCGCGGACGCCGAGATCTGCGCGATGCTTTCGGATACGCTGGAGGCCGTGGGGATCAAGCGCGGCGACTACGTGATCCGCGTGAACAACCGCAAAGTCCTGAACGGCGTGCTGGAGGTGGCGGGCCTGTCAGGCGACGACAAGGAAGCCGAGCGCGGCATCGTGTTGCGCGCCATCGACAAGCTGGACCGGCTGGGCGTGGACGGTGTCCGCGCGCTTCTGGGCGAGGGGCGCCGCGACGAAAGCGGGGATGTGACGAAGGGGGCAGGGCTGGGCGACGCACAGGCGCAGGTCGTGCTTGATTTCGTCGCAGCCTTGGCCGGCGACAACGCAGAGACTCTGGGTCGGTTGGCGACGCTTGTGACGGGATCGGACACAGGCGCCGAGGGTGTGGAAGAGCTTCAAACCATCGCCGATCTGCTGGCCGCCCAAGGTTACGGCCCCGACCGCATCGTCATCGACCCTTCCGTCGTGCGCGGCCTCGGCTATTACACCGGGCCGGTGTTCGAGGCGGAGCTGACCTTCGAGGTCACCGACGAAAAGGGCAACGTGCGCAACTTCGGCTCTGTCGCGGGTGGCGGGCGGTATGACGATCTGGTCAAGCGGTTCACCGGGCAGGCGGTGCCGGCGACGGGTGTGTCCATCGGCGTCGACCGCTTGCTGGCGGCGCTGCATGCGACGGGGCGGCTGGATACGACCGACGCAGGCCCCGTCGTCGTGACCGTCATGGAGAAGGCGCGGATGGCGGATTATCAGACGATGGTTGCCGATCTGCGCAACGCGGGCATCCGGGCAGAGGTCTATCTGGGCAATCCGAAGAACTTCGGCAACCAGTTGAAATATGCGGATAAACGCAACTCCCCAGTCGCCGTGATCGCGGGGGGCGATGAATTCGACCGGGGTGTCGTGCAGATCAAGGACCTGATCCTTGGCAAGCAGCTGGCTGAAAACGCCACGCTGGAGGAATGGAAAGACCGCCCGAGCCAGAAGGAAGTGCCGCTGGCCGACCTTGTGGTCGAGGTGCAAAAGATGCTGGCGGATCAGGCGTGA
- a CDS encoding SlyX family protein, translating to MTDIMRLEEQIAHLTRLVEDLSDVVARQDRAIDTATRRIEMLMQREATREADAGGTVPLGDQRPPHW from the coding sequence ATGACCGATATCATGCGCCTCGAAGAACAGATCGCCCACCTGACCCGCCTGGTCGAAGACCTGAGCGATGTCGTCGCCCGTCAGGACCGCGCCATCGACACGGCGACCCGCCGGATCGAGATGCTGATGCAGCGCGAGGCCACCCGCGAGGCTGACGCCGGCGGCACGGTCCCGCTTGGCGACCAGCGCCCGCCGCACTGGTAG
- a CDS encoding NAD(P)H-binding protein — translation MAHVFIIGATGGVGQRLIPLLQDRGHTVSGLHRKPEQADDLRAKGVTPVAGDLMQMDEAAMTAALKGADVVVFSAGAAGSGQDRATVIDGDGPIKMLAAARANGIRRLLVVSVFPEAGRTQDLGAGFEHYMTQKKRADVAIAASDLDWVLLRPGTLKDDDGDGHVTLGRAIAYGDVARGHVAGVLAELVDAPGIRQEALELTDGDMPLPQAVAAMVR, via the coding sequence ATGGCCCACGTCTTTATCATCGGCGCGACCGGCGGCGTCGGTCAGCGCCTGATCCCGTTGCTGCAGGACCGCGGCCATACCGTCAGCGGGTTGCACCGCAAGCCCGAACAGGCGGACGACCTGCGCGCGAAGGGTGTGACCCCCGTCGCCGGTGACCTGATGCAGATGGACGAGGCCGCAATGACCGCGGCGCTGAAAGGTGCCGATGTCGTGGTCTTTTCAGCCGGTGCCGCCGGGTCCGGGCAGGACCGGGCGACCGTTATCGACGGCGACGGCCCGATCAAGATGCTCGCCGCCGCCCGCGCCAACGGCATCCGCCGCCTGCTGGTCGTCTCGGTCTTTCCCGAGGCGGGGCGGACGCAGGATCTGGGCGCGGGGTTCGAGCACTATATGACCCAGAAAAAGCGCGCCGACGTGGCGATCGCCGCAAGCGATCTGGACTGGGTGCTGCTGCGCCCGGGCACGCTGAAGGACGATGATGGCGACGGACATGTCACGCTGGGCCGTGCGATTGCCTATGGCGACGTGGCGCGCGGGCACGTGGCGGGCGTGCTGGCCGAACTGGTCGATGCGCCCGGCATCCGGCAGGAGGCGCTGGAGCTGACCGACGGTGACATGCCCCTGCCGCAGGCCGTTGCGGCGATGGTGCGCTGA
- the dnaE gene encoding DNA polymerase III subunit alpha, with amino-acid sequence MTQSPRFIHLRVHTEYSLLEGAVPVKKLSGMAEAAGMPAVAVTDTNNMFAALEFSEYASKAGIQPIIGCQMSLAYVTPEPGKRAPDPAPIVLLAQTEAGYLNLMKLNSAAYLDNGGQAAQIDFDDLSHHNTGLICLTGGPDGPVGRLLRQGQRPRAEQVLDTLHSLFGDRLYVELQRHPDGGGLPEAEALSEQGHIEMAYAKGLPIVATNDVYFPKTGLYEAHDALLCISEGSYVDQSEPRRRLTPQHYFKSEREMATLFADLPEALENTIEIAKRCAFKVYKRAPILPKFADDEVAELRRQAQEGLKFRLSIIPHAVSVEEYEARLEFELGIIEGMGFPGYFLIVADFIKWAKDNGIPVGPGRGSGAGSLVAYALLITDLDPLRYSLLFERFLNPERVSMPDFDIDFCMDRREEVIRYVQEKYGRDKVGQIITFGALLSKAAVRDVGRVLQMPYGQVDRLSKMIPVEGVKPVSIEKALADEPRLREEAKNEEVVDRLLKYAQQVEGLLRNASTHAAGVVIGDRPLDELVPLYQDPRSDMPATQFNMKWVEQAGLVKFDFLGLKTLTVIQNAVELVRKTGRPLNHAADGTELYQPPAGFEYEIGAIPLDDEASYKLYASAKTVAVFQVESSGMMDALKRMKPTCIEDIVALVALYRPGPMENIPVYCEVKNGLREIESVHPSIDHLLAETQGIIVYQEQVMQIAQVMAGYSLGGADLLRRAMGKKIAEEMAKERPKFEKGAMANGVDKKKASEVFDLLEKFANYGFNKSHAAAYAVVSYQTAWMKANHPVEFMAGVMNCDIHLTDKLGVYFQEVKKGLGLGYIPPCVNRSMATFDVKDGKLVYALGALKNVGVEAMKLVVEGRAGKPFVNLFDVARRVDLKRVGKRPMEMLARAGAFDILDPNRRRVMSSLDALVGYSAAIHDQKSSNQVSLFGEAGDDLPEPRLAGGDDWLPAERLAEEFKAIGFYLSGHPLDDYMGALKRKNVLTLDEVLVKAERAACIVKMAGTVSGRQERKSARGNRFAFVQLSDPTGQYEVTMFSDTLEVAREHLETGSQVVIQVEATMESDQLKLLGRSVSPIDTAVVDATTNGLRVFLDCADAIPSVASILEAATRDKVKGARGPIYFCLMDPDLPGEVELDLGQDFPVNPQIRGALRSLGGVIEVEDA; translated from the coding sequence ATGACCCAATCCCCCCGATTCATCCACCTGCGCGTCCATACGGAATACTCCCTTCTGGAAGGCGCCGTGCCTGTCAAGAAGCTGTCCGGCATGGCCGAGGCGGCAGGCATGCCCGCCGTCGCCGTGACCGACACGAACAACATGTTCGCCGCCCTCGAATTCAGCGAATATGCCTCCAAGGCGGGGATCCAGCCGATCATCGGCTGCCAGATGTCGCTGGCCTACGTGACGCCGGAACCGGGCAAGCGCGCGCCCGATCCCGCCCCCATCGTGCTGCTGGCGCAGACCGAGGCGGGGTATCTGAACCTGATGAAGCTGAACTCTGCCGCCTACCTCGACAATGGCGGGCAGGCGGCGCAGATCGACTTCGACGATCTGAGCCATCACAACACCGGCCTAATCTGTCTGACCGGTGGCCCCGACGGCCCCGTCGGGCGCCTGCTGCGGCAAGGCCAGCGGCCCCGTGCCGAACAGGTGCTGGACACGCTGCACAGCCTCTTTGGCGACCGCCTTTATGTCGAACTGCAGCGTCACCCCGACGGCGGCGGCCTGCCAGAGGCAGAGGCCCTGTCCGAACAGGGCCATATCGAGATGGCCTATGCCAAGGGTCTGCCCATCGTCGCCACGAACGACGTCTATTTCCCCAAGACCGGTCTGTACGAGGCGCATGACGCGCTGTTGTGCATTTCCGAAGGGTCCTATGTCGACCAGTCCGAACCGCGCAGGCGTCTGACGCCGCAGCACTACTTCAAGTCCGAGCGTGAGATGGCGACCCTGTTCGCTGACCTGCCCGAAGCGCTGGAAAACACCATCGAGATCGCGAAGCGCTGCGCCTTCAAGGTCTACAAGCGTGCGCCGATCCTGCCGAAATTCGCCGACGACGAGGTGGCCGAGTTGCGCCGTCAGGCGCAGGAGGGGCTGAAATTCCGCCTGTCGATTATCCCCCACGCGGTGAGTGTGGAGGAGTATGAGGCGCGGCTGGAATTCGAACTCGGCATCATCGAAGGCATGGGATTCCCCGGCTATTTCCTGATCGTGGCCGATTTCATCAAATGGGCCAAGGACAACGGCATCCCCGTGGGGCCGGGTCGTGGTTCGGGTGCCGGTTCACTGGTCGCCTATGCTCTTTTGATCACCGACCTCGATCCGCTGCGTTATTCTCTGCTTTTCGAACGTTTCCTCAATCCCGAACGGGTCTCCATGCCCGACTTCGACATCGACTTCTGCATGGACCGACGCGAAGAAGTGATCCGCTACGTGCAGGAGAAGTATGGCCGCGACAAGGTCGGCCAGATCATCACCTTCGGCGCCCTGCTGTCCAAGGCCGCCGTCCGTGACGTGGGACGCGTGCTGCAGATGCCCTACGGTCAGGTCGACCGGTTGTCCAAGATGATCCCTGTCGAAGGCGTCAAACCGGTTTCGATCGAGAAGGCGCTGGCGGACGAGCCGCGGCTGCGCGAAGAGGCGAAGAACGAGGAAGTCGTCGACCGCCTTCTGAAATACGCGCAACAGGTCGAAGGGCTGCTGCGCAACGCGTCCACCCACGCCGCCGGTGTCGTGATCGGCGACCGGCCCCTAGACGAGCTTGTGCCGCTGTATCAGGACCCGCGGTCCGACATGCCCGCGACCCAGTTCAACATGAAATGGGTCGAACAGGCCGGTCTGGTGAAATTCGACTTTCTGGGCCTCAAGACCCTGACCGTCATCCAGAACGCCGTCGAACTGGTGCGCAAGACCGGGCGGCCCCTGAACCACGCTGCCGATGGCACAGAACTCTACCAGCCGCCCGCAGGCTTTGAGTATGAAATCGGGGCGATCCCGCTGGACGACGAGGCCAGCTACAAGCTCTATGCCTCCGCCAAGACCGTCGCCGTCTTTCAGGTGGAATCCAGCGGCATGATGGACGCGCTCAAGCGCATGAAGCCGACCTGTATCGAGGATATCGTGGCGCTGGTTGCCCTCTACCGTCCCGGTCCGATGGAAAACATCCCTGTCTATTGCGAGGTCAAGAACGGGTTGCGAGAGATCGAATCCGTCCACCCGTCCATCGACCACCTGCTGGCGGAAACCCAGGGCATCATCGTCTATCAGGAACAGGTGATGCAGATCGCGCAGGTCATGGCGGGGTACTCGCTTGGCGGCGCCGACCTGTTGCGCCGCGCCATGGGCAAGAAGATCGCCGAGGAGATGGCCAAGGAACGCCCCAAGTTCGAAAAGGGCGCGATGGCCAATGGCGTGGATAAAAAGAAGGCGAGCGAGGTCTTCGACCTTCTGGAAAAATTCGCCAACTACGGCTTCAACAAGTCCCACGCCGCGGCCTACGCCGTCGTCAGCTATCAGACCGCCTGGATGAAGGCGAACCACCCGGTCGAATTCATGGCCGGCGTGATGAACTGCGATATCCACCTGACCGACAAGCTGGGCGTCTATTTTCAGGAAGTGAAAAAGGGTCTTGGCCTTGGCTACATTCCGCCCTGCGTGAACCGCTCCATGGCGACCTTCGACGTGAAGGACGGCAAGCTGGTCTATGCGCTGGGCGCGCTCAAGAACGTCGGTGTCGAGGCGATGAAGCTGGTCGTCGAAGGGCGCGCAGGCAAACCCTTCGTCAACCTCTTCGACGTGGCCCGCCGGGTCGACCTGAAACGCGTCGGCAAGCGCCCGATGGAAATGCTGGCCCGTGCGGGCGCATTTGATATCCTCGACCCCAATCGACGGCGTGTCATGTCCTCCCTTGATGCGCTCGTTGGCTATTCCGCCGCGATCCATGACCAGAAGTCGTCCAATCAGGTCAGCCTGTTTGGCGAGGCCGGCGATGACCTGCCCGAACCGCGCCTCGCGGGCGGCGACGACTGGCTGCCGGCAGAGCGTCTGGCCGAGGAGTTCAAGGCCATCGGCTTCTACCTCTCCGGTCACCCGCTCGACGACTACATGGGCGCCTTGAAGCGCAAGAATGTGCTGACGCTGGACGAGGTGCTGGTGAAGGCCGAACGCGCCGCCTGCATCGTCAAGATGGCCGGCACCGTGTCGGGCCGTCAGGAACGCAAGTCGGCGCGCGGCAACCGCTTTGCCTTCGTGCAGCTGTCGGACCCCACCGGCCAATACGAAGTCACCATGTTTTCGGACACGCTGGAAGTCGCCCGGGAGCATCTTGAAACCGGCTCTCAGGTCGTGATCCAGGTCGAGGCGACGATGGAATCCGACCAGCTGAAACTGCTGGGCCGCTCTGTCAGTCCGATCGATACCGCCGTCGTCGACGCGACCACCAACGGGCTGCGGGTCTTCCTCGATTGCGCCGACGCGATCCCCTCGGTCGCCTCGATCCTCGAGGCCGCGACCCGGGACAAGGTCAAGGGCGCGCGCGGGCCGATCTATTTCTGCCTGATGGACCCGGACCTGCCGGGCGAGGTCGAACTCGACCTCGGGCAGGACTTCCCGGTCAATCCGCAGATCCGCGGCGCGCTGCGGTCGCTGGGTGGCGTGATAGAGGTGGAAGACGCCTAG
- a CDS encoding ArsR/SmtB family transcription factor, with amino-acid sequence MTMHLNQFFAALSDPTRRAIVEHLTAGPASVSDLAAPHPMALPTFMKHLKVLERAGLVQTIKKGRVRTCHLDATPLVTAQGWIAWQRSLWETRLDHLDQLALALDAEKESADDR; translated from the coding sequence ATGACCATGCACCTCAATCAATTTTTCGCCGCCCTGTCGGACCCGACGCGCCGGGCTATCGTGGAACACCTGACGGCCGGGCCTGCGTCCGTCAGCGACCTCGCGGCCCCGCATCCGATGGCCCTGCCGACCTTCATGAAGCATCTGAAAGTGCTGGAACGGGCGGGCCTCGTGCAGACGATCAAGAAGGGCCGCGTCCGGACCTGCCATCTGGACGCGACACCGCTGGTGACGGCACAGGGCTGGATCGCGTGGCAGCGCAGCCTGTGGGAAACCCGGCTGGATCACTTGGACCAGCTGGCGCTCGCGCTGGACGCCGAAAAGGAAAGCGCCGATGACCGATGA
- a CDS encoding SRPBCC domain-containing protein has translation MTDDLTLSFTRTLAASPAAVWRCWTEPELIRQWFAPRPVATTAVEINLTPGGTFRTVMEVPDHGTMAGDAGCILVADTDRRLVWTNALGPGFRPNAMGDGPMDFAFTAEILIAAAPGGCTYTATVMHATPQAAHTHKDMGFFDGWGAATTQLEEVARGL, from the coding sequence ATGACCGATGATCTGACCCTGAGCTTCACCCGCACGCTGGCCGCCTCGCCCGCCGCCGTCTGGCGCTGCTGGACCGAGCCGGAGCTGATCCGCCAGTGGTTTGCCCCCCGCCCGGTCGCAACCACCGCGGTCGAGATCAACCTGACCCCCGGCGGCACCTTCCGCACGGTGATGGAGGTGCCGGATCACGGCACGATGGCAGGCGACGCAGGCTGTATCCTCGTGGCGGACACCGACCGGCGGCTGGTCTGGACCAACGCGCTGGGACCGGGGTTCCGGCCCAACGCGATGGGCGACGGCCCCATGGATTTCGCCTTCACCGCCGAGATCCTGATTGCCGCCGCCCCCGGTGGCTGCACCTATACCGCGACTGTCATGCATGCGACGCCGCAGGCCGCCCATACCCACAAGGACATGGGCTTCTTCGACGGATGGGGCGCCGCCACCACGCAGCTGGAAGAGGTCGCGCGCGGCCTGTAA
- a CDS encoding xanthine dehydrogenase small subunit — protein MDITFLLNGETVTARTAPTVTLLDWLRTDRGLCGTKEGCNEGDCGACTVMVTDDRGAQSLNACILFMGQLAGKAVRTVEGIAGPEGLHPVQQAMVDHHGSQCGFCTPGFVVSMATAHLNGRVDHDDQLAGNLCRCTGYAPIVRAAQAAAEAPVPKHMRDVAPGGGTPLAPRDADALAAWYLDHPDGTLIAGATDVGLWVTKQFRDLGDVAFLHACADLQEVSVTEDTMHFGAGVTMTRVLEAVAGEYPSYAAMIRRYGSVQVRNAATIGGNIANGSPIGDNPPALIALGAVLHLRRGDVVRDLALEDFFLAYGKQDRQPGEFVTGVTIPRGRAAHRVYKLSKRFDQDISAVCGGFDVTVTGGVVQAARIAFGGMAGVPKRAGAVEAALVGQPWTDETVMAALPAFAQDFEPLGDMRASAAYRLAAAQNMLRRYHADLSGGDVDVRRVSA, from the coding sequence ATGGATATCACGTTTCTTCTGAACGGAGAGACTGTCACGGCCCGCACGGCCCCCACGGTCACGTTGCTGGACTGGCTGCGGACGGACCGGGGCCTGTGCGGCACCAAGGAAGGTTGCAACGAAGGCGACTGCGGGGCCTGCACCGTGATGGTGACGGACGACCGCGGCGCGCAGAGCCTGAACGCCTGCATCCTGTTCATGGGGCAGTTGGCAGGCAAGGCGGTACGCACGGTCGAGGGGATCGCGGGGCCGGAGGGTCTGCATCCGGTGCAGCAGGCGATGGTCGATCACCACGGATCGCAATGTGGCTTCTGCACGCCGGGGTTCGTGGTCAGCATGGCCACGGCGCATCTGAACGGCCGGGTGGATCACGATGACCAGCTGGCGGGCAACCTGTGCCGCTGCACCGGCTATGCCCCCATCGTGCGCGCGGCACAGGCCGCGGCGGAGGCGCCGGTGCCGAAGCACATGCGCGACGTGGCGCCCGGCGGCGGCACGCCGCTGGCACCGCGTGACGCGGATGCGCTGGCGGCGTGGTATCTGGATCATCCGGACGGCACGCTGATCGCCGGGGCGACGGATGTGGGCCTGTGGGTCACCAAGCAGTTCCGCGATCTGGGCGATGTGGCCTTTCTGCATGCCTGCGCGGACCTGCAAGAGGTTTCGGTGACGGAGGATACCATGCATTTCGGCGCGGGCGTCACGATGACGCGGGTGCTGGAGGCGGTGGCAGGGGAGTACCCCTCCTATGCGGCGATGATCCGGCGCTATGGCTCTGTGCAGGTGCGCAACGCGGCGACGATCGGCGGCAATATCGCGAACGGCTCGCCCATCGGTGACAACCCGCCGGCGCTGATCGCACTGGGGGCCGTGCTGCATCTGCGGCGGGGTGATGTGGTGCGCGATCTGGCGCTGGAGGATTTCTTTCTCGCCTACGGCAAACAGGACCGGCAGCCCGGCGAGTTCGTGACGGGTGTGACGATCCCGCGGGGGCGTGCGGCGCACCGGGTCTATAAACTGAGCAAGCGGTTCGATCAGGATATCAGCGCGGTCTGCGGCGGGTTCGACGTGACAGTGACGGGTGGCGTGGTGCAGGCAGCGCGGATCGCCTTTGGCGGTATGGCGGGTGTGCCCAAGCGTGCGGGCGCGGTCGAGGCGGCGCTGGTGGGTCAGCCTTGGACCGATGAAACGGTGATGGCGGCCCTGCCCGCCTTTGCGCAGGATTTCGAACCGCTTGGCGACATGCGGGCGAGTGCGGCCTACCGGCTGGCGGCGGCGCAGAACATGCTGCGGCGGTATCATGCGGACCTGTCGGGCGGCGATGTCGATGTGCGGAGGGTCAGCGCATGA